The Neodiprion fabricii isolate iyNeoFabr1 chromosome 4, iyNeoFabr1.1, whole genome shotgun sequence genome window below encodes:
- the LOC124179654 gene encoding paired amphipathic helix protein Sin3b isoform X4 — MKRTRGVDEVASAAAAAALKHSSGGAGGGGIGGGGGLEVGENIDYRPNSGLAIGIGPGQPIRPITSKEMPGSIQFGAVQAQQQYPVAVVMPTPAPSSVKVHSGSTTPPTPTAPGSSLSGGAQQFQRLKVEDALHYLDQVKYKFNNQPQVYNDFLDIMKEFKSQSIDTPGVIKRVSNLFKGHPQLIVGFNTFLPPGYKIEVQADEQGYAFQVSVSMPSPTATHTPTLSHHCTGNVGSPPIASPPTQPAKAPSVLQIMQGSGSIHHAIGNNIPNNSLTVHAPSSPPVQSYNNSHISTAQAQAAVSQALSQAQDGTPNSGQTQQSQPVEFNHAINYVNKIKNRFQGQPEKYKRFLEILHTYQKEQRNLKESGHMVSGGGAAVGGGSGKHLTEAEVYSQVAKLFENQEDLLAEFGQFLPDATNQQSALSAMFQSNKGGAVNDHSAIVKKPLGLKALYNSSGNIPREHRESGSLSGVERDNRDHRERDRERGVGARDLNSGQKFGHSTGQLKRSPSFSTSGTTGNSHHTQHGQPPSKKHKMATLRDVTFADAGKYGSLNDYAFFDKVRKALRSQEVYENFLRCLVLFNQEIVSKTELIQLVTPFLGRFPELLRWFKDFLGHSPDSSTSMSTTTGGLNVETLPNNVVRSHQDRPQGDLAMEIDYSTCKRLGASYCALPKSYVQPKCTGRTQLCKEVLNDTWVSFPTWSEDSTFVTSRKTQYEEFIYRCEDERFELDGVIETNAATIRVLEGVHKKMSRMSSEEIQKFRLDDCLGGCSPTIHQRALRRIYGDKAADIIDGLKKNPVVAVPVVLRRLKSKEEEWREAQKGFNKIWREQNEKYYLKSLDHQCINFKQNDVKALRSKSLFNEIETLYDERHEQADDSNAEAQGGGGPHMVLAYKDKSVLDDAANLLIHHVKRQTAIHKEDKQQIKLLLKHFIPDLFFHPRQELSDDERDEDDEKEDIDSPACSSSHISSLTITSGGLHGSRNKAVASPNFSSAHVKSDPDLKPPSHALSADPEEAYTLFMGSNNWYLFLRLHQILCERLTKMYERAVALAEEESRYKQQRKESTAVALRLKPKNEIEIEDYYPAFLDMVKNVLDGNMESTAYEDTLREMFGIHAYIAFTLDKVVTYAVRQLQHLVSDPTCQQCMELFQREQRQPKESSGAGGLCATAYLRLGAETAYQRKAERAMTDENCFKIHIYKKDCKITMELLDTESEDTTEGGCRDRESERERQREGISSAEKWSTYVERYPAPLGQTSPKDIPTSVDNDAAANHPMDETGWSSFDRLLVGRKPVFLYRNVREWRKRASRMARLPSLNTVHSDKTPEITATDKTVETSSGLLERPAPLRMTEPSDTGDIINTDSTQCRFNPNSYRMLYVASKEAFLYKPNSFTRARQCHPAVTKHLNSKFHQWLARWATQNVADTQHRLCQDWLMGRYENLIPHRTRVVTDNDQSRSPYRQYNRYRIERLKSDSSTEQCA; from the exons ATGAAACGTACTCGTGGGGTGGACGAGGTAGCatcggcagcagcagcagcagcgttGAAACATTCATCGGGAGGTGCAGGAGGAGGTGGCATAGGTGGTGGGGGCGGGTTAGAAGTCGGAGAGAACATAGACTACCGTCCTAACAGTGGTTTGGCCATTGGAATTGGGCCTGGTCAGCCAATTAGGCCGATAACTTCCAAGGAGATGCCAGGCAGCATCCAGTTTGGCGCCGTTCAGGCGCAACAGCAATACCCAGTAGCCGTAGTAATGCCTACTCCTGCCCCTTCCAGTGTAAAG GTGCATTCTGGTAGCACAACACCGCCTACGCCCACGGCTCCAGGGAGCAGCTTGAGCGGAGGGGCGCAACAGTTCCAAAGATTGAAGGTTGAAGATGCTCTGCATTACCTCGATCAAGTCAAATACAAGTTCAACAATCAACCGCAG GTGTACAATGACTTCTTGGATATCATGAAAGAGTTCAAGTCTCAGAGCATAGACACACCAGGTGTTATTAAGAGAGTCAGCAACCTTTTCAAGGGACATCCCCAGCTCATAGTTGGCTTCAATACGTTTTTACCACCTGGTTATAAAATAGAAGTACAAGCCGACGAACAGGGATACGCTTTCCAAGTATCGGTTAGTATGCCTAGTCCGACTGCTACGCATACCCCAACATTATCTCATCACTGCACAGGCAATGTTGGTTCACCACCCATTGCCAGTCCGCCTACTCAGCCGGCCAAGGCTCCATCCGTCCTTCAAATCATGCAAGG ATCTGGCAGCATACACCACGCCATTGGAAATAACATTCCAAACAATAGCTTAACCGTTCATGCTCCGTCATCACCGCCGGTCCAATCGTACAACAATTCGCACATAAGCACGGCTCAAGCCCAAGCTGCTGTCAGTCAAGCTTTGAGCCAGGCACAAGATGGTACACCGAATAGTGGTCAGACGCAGCAAAGTCAACCTGTGGAATTCAATCATGCCATCAATTACGTGAACAAGATTAAG AATCGATTCCAAGGTCAGCCTGAAAAGTATAAGCGATTTTTGGAGATTTTGCATACCTATCAAAAGGAACAACGCAACTTAAAAGAATCCGGTCATATGGTAAGTGGAGGAGGAGCAGCTGTCGGAGGAGGAAGTGGGAAACATTTAACAGAGGCAGAGGTCTACAGTCAAGTCGctaaactttttgaaaatcaagaaGATCTCCTCGCTGAGTTTGGACAATTTTTGCCTGATGCTACGAACCAACAAAGTGCCCTG TCTGCTATGTTCCAGAGTAACAAAGGTGGGGCGGTTAACGATCATTCGGCGATCGTTAAAAAACCCCTAGGATTGAAAGCGTTGTACAACAGTTCAGGGAACATACCTAGAGAACACAGAGAAAGCGGAAGCTTAAGCGGAGTAGAACGAGACAACAGAGATCATAGAGAGAGGGACCGGGAGAGAGGGGTGGGAGCCAGGGATTTGAATAGCGGTCAGAAGTTTGGTCATAGCACCGGTCAGCTGAAAAGAAGTCCGTCCTTTTCAACATCGGGAACCACTGGCAATTCGCATCACACTCAACACGGTCAGCCACCATCAAAAAAGCACAAAATGGCTACGCTGAGAGATGTGACATTCGCCGATGCTGGAAAATATGGAAGCCTTAACGATTATGCCTTTTTCGATAAA GTGCGGAAGGCCCTAAGATCGCAAGAAGTCTATGAGAATTTCTTACGCTGTTTGGTTCTGTTCAATCAAGAAATCGTGTCCAAGACAGAACTCATACAATTGGTAACACCGTTCTTGGGCAGATTCCCAGAACTATTGCGATGGTTTAAAGATTTCTTGGGTCACTCTCCGGACTCCTCAACTTCTATGTCCACTACAACCGGTGGTTTGAACGTCGAAACGCTTCCTAACAATGTCGTCAGAAGTCACCAAGACCGTCCCCAAGGAGATTTGGCTATGGAAATAGATTACTCCACTTGCAAACGGCTCGGCGCATCCTATTGTGCGTTACCTAAATCGTACGTTCAGCCTAAATGCACCGGTAGGACGCAATTGTGTAAAGAGGTGTTGAACGATACGTGGGTATCTTTCCCAACATGGTCTGAAGACAGTACCTTTGTTACTTCAAG AAAAACTCAGTATGAAGAGTTCATATACCGCTGTGAGGACGAACGGTTTGAACTGGACGGTGTTATAGAAACAAACGCAGCGACGATTCGAGTCCTGGAAGGTGTGCACAAGAAAATGAGTAGGATGAGCTCGGAGGAGATACAAAAGTTCAGATTAGATGATTGTCTGGGAGGCTGTTCGCCGACAATACACCAGAGAGCTCTGAGGAGGATATACGGTGACAAGGCTGCGGACATTATTGAcgggttgaagaaaaatcctgTTGTTGCGGTGCCGGTCGTCCTTAGGAGGCTTAAAAGCAAGGAGGAGGAATGGAGAGAAGCTCAAAAAGGgttcaataaaatatggagAGAACAAAACGAAAAGTACTATTTGAAATCCTTGGATCACCagtgtataaatttcaaacaaaatgaTGTCAAGGCGCTCAGATCGAAAAGTCTcttcaatgaaattgaaacacTTTACGATGAG AGGCATGAGCAAGCAGACGACAGTAATGCAGAGGCACAAGGGGGAGGTGGTCCACATATGGTGCTGGCATACAAAGACAAGTCCGTACTCGATGACGCAGCCAATCTCCTAATTCATCACGTGAAGAGACAGACAGCTATTCACAAGGAAGACAAGCAACAGATAAAGTTGCTTCTAAAGCACTTTATCCCTGacctattttttcatccacgaCAAGAACTGAGCGACGATGAGCGCGACGAAGATG ATGAAAAAGAGGACATAGACTCACCTGCGTGTAGCAGCTCTCATATATCGTCGTTGACGATAACATCTGGTGGTCTTCACGGGAGTAGAAACAAAGCAGTGGCTTCACCCAACTTTTCTTCTGCACACGTGAAAAGTGATCCAGATCTAAAACCTCCCTCCCATGCCTTATCCGCCGATCCCGAAGAGGCGTACACCCTGTTCATGGGCAGTAACAACTGGTACCTTTTTCTGAGGTTACATCAAATTCTGTGCGAGAGGTTAACAAAGATGTACGAAAGAGCGGTTGCCTTGGCTGAAGAAGAATCCAGATACAAACAACAACGAAAGGAGAGCACAGCGGTTGCATTGAGATTAAAACCAAAAA atgaaatagaaatagaGGATTATTATCCAGCGTTCTTGGACATGGTGAAGAATGTTTTAGATGGCAACATGGAAAGCACAGCGTACGAAGATACGCTACGTGAAATGTTCGGCATCCACGCGTATATTGCCTTTACTTTGGATAAGGTGGTCACATATGCTGTAAGACAA TTGCAGCATTTGGTTTCTGATCCAACGTGTCAGCAGTGCATGGAGTTATTCCAACGAGAACAAAGGCAGCCAAAGGAAAGTAGCGGAGCTGGTGGTTTGTGCGCCACTGCCTATCTGAGGCTAGGAGCAGAAACCGCCTACCAACGTAAAGCAGAGAGAGCTATGACTGATGagaattgtttcaaaatacataTT TACAAAAAAGACTGCAAAATAACAATGGAGCTGCTAGACACTGAAAGTGAAGACACGACGGAGGGCGGATGCAGGGACCGAGAGAGCGAAAGAGAACGGCAGAGAGAGGGTATAAGTTCGGCAGAAAAATGGTCGACCTACGTGGAGAGATACCCCGCTCCTCTTGGCCAGACAAGTCCAAAGGACATTCCTACCTCTGTAGACAACGACGCGGCAGCCAATCATCCT ATGGATGAAACTGGTTGGAGCTCGTTTGACAGACTTTTGGTAGGTCGCAAGCCCGTATTCCTCTACCGTAACGTCAGAGAGTGGCGAAAACGTGCATCAAGGATGGCTCGGTTGCCATCGTTGAATACCGTTCATTCTGACAAAACACCAGA AATAACGGCTACCGACAAAACAGTTGAAACTTCTTCTGGACTTTTGGAACGGCCGGCACCATTAAGAATGACTGAACCAAGTGACACTGGTGACATAATTAATACCGACAGTACGCAGTGCAGATTTAATCCGAACAGTTACCGGATGCTCTATGTTGCCAGCAAAGAGGCTTTCCTTTATAAGCCAAATTCCTTTACCAGAGCTAGACAG TGTCATCCGGCGGTGACGAAACACCTGAACTCTAAGTTTCATCAGTGGCTGGCAAGGTGGGCGACGCAAAATGTCGCAGACACGCAGCACCGTTTGTGCCAGGACTGGTTAATGGGTCGTTACGAAAATCTAATACCCCACAGGACACGAGTTGTTACTGATAACGATCAATCTCGTTCTCCTTATCGCCAGTACAATCGATATCGAATCGAACGATTGAAGTCTGATTCCTCAACGGAACAGTGTGCGTAG
- the LOC124179654 gene encoding paired amphipathic helix protein Sin3b isoform X1, with protein sequence MKRTRGVDEVASAAAAAALKHSSGGAGGGGIGGGGGLEVGENIDYRPNSGLAIGIGPGQPIRPITSKEMPGSIQFGAVQAQQQYPVAVVMPTPAPSSVKVHSGSTTPPTPTAPGSSLSGGAQQFQRLKVEDALHYLDQVKYKFNNQPQVYNDFLDIMKEFKSQSIDTPGVIKRVSNLFKGHPQLIVGFNTFLPPGYKIEVQADEQGYAFQVSVSMPSPTATHTPTLSHHCTGNVGSPPIASPPTQPAKAPSVLQIMQGSGSIHHAIGNNIPNNSLTVHAPSSPPVQSYNNSHISTAQAQAAVSQALSQAQDGTPNSGQTQQSQPVEFNHAINYVNKIKNRFQGQPEKYKRFLEILHTYQKEQRNLKESGHMVSGGGAAVGGGSGKHLTEAEVYSQVAKLFENQEDLLAEFGQFLPDATNQQSALSAMFQSNKGGAVNDHSAIVKKPLGLKALYNSSGNIPREHRESGSLSGVERDNRDHRERDRERGVGARDLNSGQKFGHSTGQLKRSPSFSTSGTTGNSHHTQHGQPPSKKHKMATLRDVTFADAGKYGSLNDYAFFDKVRKALRSQEVYENFLRCLVLFNQEIVSKTELIQLVTPFLGRFPELLRWFKDFLGHSPDSSTSMSTTTGGLNVETLPNNVVRSHQDRPQGDLAMEIDYSTCKRLGASYCALPKSYVQPKCTGRTQLCKEVLNDTWVSFPTWSEDSTFVTSRKTQYEEFIYRCEDERFELDGVIETNAATIRVLEGVHKKMSRMSSEEIQKFRLDDCLGGCSPTIHQRALRRIYGDKAADIIDGLKKNPVVAVPVVLRRLKSKEEEWREAQKGFNKIWREQNEKYYLKSLDHQCINFKQNDVKALRSKSLFNEIETLYDERHEQADDSNAEAQGGGGPHMVLAYKDKSVLDDAANLLIHHVKRQTAIHKEDKQQIKLLLKHFIPDLFFHPRQELSDDERDEDDEKEDIDSPACSSSHISSLTITSGGLHGSRNKAVASPNFSSAHVKSDPDLKPPSHALSADPEEAYTLFMGSNNWYLFLRLHQILCERLTKMYERAVALAEEESRYKQQRKESTAVALRLKPKNEIEIEDYYPAFLDMVKNVLDGNMESTAYEDTLREMFGIHAYIAFTLDKVVTYAVRQLQHLVSDPTCQQCMELFQREQRQPKESSGAGGLCATAYLRLGAETAYQRKAERAMTDENCFKIHIYKKDCKITMELLDTESEDTTEGGCRDRESERERQREGISSAEKWSTYVERYPAPLGQTSPKDIPTSVDNDAAANHPVSSDQAGRGGRGRKRKNADINKKMDETGWSSFDRLLVGRKPVFLYRNVREWRKRASRMARLPSLNTVHSDKTPEITATDKTVETSSGLLERPAPLRMTEPSDTGDIINTDSTQCRFNPNSYRMLYVASKEAFLYKPNSFTRARQCHPAVTKHLNSKFHQWLARWATQNVADTQHRLCQDWLMGRYENLIPHRTRVVTDNDQSRSPYRQYNRYRIERLKSDSSTEQCA encoded by the exons ATGAAACGTACTCGTGGGGTGGACGAGGTAGCatcggcagcagcagcagcagcgttGAAACATTCATCGGGAGGTGCAGGAGGAGGTGGCATAGGTGGTGGGGGCGGGTTAGAAGTCGGAGAGAACATAGACTACCGTCCTAACAGTGGTTTGGCCATTGGAATTGGGCCTGGTCAGCCAATTAGGCCGATAACTTCCAAGGAGATGCCAGGCAGCATCCAGTTTGGCGCCGTTCAGGCGCAACAGCAATACCCAGTAGCCGTAGTAATGCCTACTCCTGCCCCTTCCAGTGTAAAG GTGCATTCTGGTAGCACAACACCGCCTACGCCCACGGCTCCAGGGAGCAGCTTGAGCGGAGGGGCGCAACAGTTCCAAAGATTGAAGGTTGAAGATGCTCTGCATTACCTCGATCAAGTCAAATACAAGTTCAACAATCAACCGCAG GTGTACAATGACTTCTTGGATATCATGAAAGAGTTCAAGTCTCAGAGCATAGACACACCAGGTGTTATTAAGAGAGTCAGCAACCTTTTCAAGGGACATCCCCAGCTCATAGTTGGCTTCAATACGTTTTTACCACCTGGTTATAAAATAGAAGTACAAGCCGACGAACAGGGATACGCTTTCCAAGTATCGGTTAGTATGCCTAGTCCGACTGCTACGCATACCCCAACATTATCTCATCACTGCACAGGCAATGTTGGTTCACCACCCATTGCCAGTCCGCCTACTCAGCCGGCCAAGGCTCCATCCGTCCTTCAAATCATGCAAGG ATCTGGCAGCATACACCACGCCATTGGAAATAACATTCCAAACAATAGCTTAACCGTTCATGCTCCGTCATCACCGCCGGTCCAATCGTACAACAATTCGCACATAAGCACGGCTCAAGCCCAAGCTGCTGTCAGTCAAGCTTTGAGCCAGGCACAAGATGGTACACCGAATAGTGGTCAGACGCAGCAAAGTCAACCTGTGGAATTCAATCATGCCATCAATTACGTGAACAAGATTAAG AATCGATTCCAAGGTCAGCCTGAAAAGTATAAGCGATTTTTGGAGATTTTGCATACCTATCAAAAGGAACAACGCAACTTAAAAGAATCCGGTCATATGGTAAGTGGAGGAGGAGCAGCTGTCGGAGGAGGAAGTGGGAAACATTTAACAGAGGCAGAGGTCTACAGTCAAGTCGctaaactttttgaaaatcaagaaGATCTCCTCGCTGAGTTTGGACAATTTTTGCCTGATGCTACGAACCAACAAAGTGCCCTG TCTGCTATGTTCCAGAGTAACAAAGGTGGGGCGGTTAACGATCATTCGGCGATCGTTAAAAAACCCCTAGGATTGAAAGCGTTGTACAACAGTTCAGGGAACATACCTAGAGAACACAGAGAAAGCGGAAGCTTAAGCGGAGTAGAACGAGACAACAGAGATCATAGAGAGAGGGACCGGGAGAGAGGGGTGGGAGCCAGGGATTTGAATAGCGGTCAGAAGTTTGGTCATAGCACCGGTCAGCTGAAAAGAAGTCCGTCCTTTTCAACATCGGGAACCACTGGCAATTCGCATCACACTCAACACGGTCAGCCACCATCAAAAAAGCACAAAATGGCTACGCTGAGAGATGTGACATTCGCCGATGCTGGAAAATATGGAAGCCTTAACGATTATGCCTTTTTCGATAAA GTGCGGAAGGCCCTAAGATCGCAAGAAGTCTATGAGAATTTCTTACGCTGTTTGGTTCTGTTCAATCAAGAAATCGTGTCCAAGACAGAACTCATACAATTGGTAACACCGTTCTTGGGCAGATTCCCAGAACTATTGCGATGGTTTAAAGATTTCTTGGGTCACTCTCCGGACTCCTCAACTTCTATGTCCACTACAACCGGTGGTTTGAACGTCGAAACGCTTCCTAACAATGTCGTCAGAAGTCACCAAGACCGTCCCCAAGGAGATTTGGCTATGGAAATAGATTACTCCACTTGCAAACGGCTCGGCGCATCCTATTGTGCGTTACCTAAATCGTACGTTCAGCCTAAATGCACCGGTAGGACGCAATTGTGTAAAGAGGTGTTGAACGATACGTGGGTATCTTTCCCAACATGGTCTGAAGACAGTACCTTTGTTACTTCAAG AAAAACTCAGTATGAAGAGTTCATATACCGCTGTGAGGACGAACGGTTTGAACTGGACGGTGTTATAGAAACAAACGCAGCGACGATTCGAGTCCTGGAAGGTGTGCACAAGAAAATGAGTAGGATGAGCTCGGAGGAGATACAAAAGTTCAGATTAGATGATTGTCTGGGAGGCTGTTCGCCGACAATACACCAGAGAGCTCTGAGGAGGATATACGGTGACAAGGCTGCGGACATTATTGAcgggttgaagaaaaatcctgTTGTTGCGGTGCCGGTCGTCCTTAGGAGGCTTAAAAGCAAGGAGGAGGAATGGAGAGAAGCTCAAAAAGGgttcaataaaatatggagAGAACAAAACGAAAAGTACTATTTGAAATCCTTGGATCACCagtgtataaatttcaaacaaaatgaTGTCAAGGCGCTCAGATCGAAAAGTCTcttcaatgaaattgaaacacTTTACGATGAG AGGCATGAGCAAGCAGACGACAGTAATGCAGAGGCACAAGGGGGAGGTGGTCCACATATGGTGCTGGCATACAAAGACAAGTCCGTACTCGATGACGCAGCCAATCTCCTAATTCATCACGTGAAGAGACAGACAGCTATTCACAAGGAAGACAAGCAACAGATAAAGTTGCTTCTAAAGCACTTTATCCCTGacctattttttcatccacgaCAAGAACTGAGCGACGATGAGCGCGACGAAGATG ATGAAAAAGAGGACATAGACTCACCTGCGTGTAGCAGCTCTCATATATCGTCGTTGACGATAACATCTGGTGGTCTTCACGGGAGTAGAAACAAAGCAGTGGCTTCACCCAACTTTTCTTCTGCACACGTGAAAAGTGATCCAGATCTAAAACCTCCCTCCCATGCCTTATCCGCCGATCCCGAAGAGGCGTACACCCTGTTCATGGGCAGTAACAACTGGTACCTTTTTCTGAGGTTACATCAAATTCTGTGCGAGAGGTTAACAAAGATGTACGAAAGAGCGGTTGCCTTGGCTGAAGAAGAATCCAGATACAAACAACAACGAAAGGAGAGCACAGCGGTTGCATTGAGATTAAAACCAAAAA atgaaatagaaatagaGGATTATTATCCAGCGTTCTTGGACATGGTGAAGAATGTTTTAGATGGCAACATGGAAAGCACAGCGTACGAAGATACGCTACGTGAAATGTTCGGCATCCACGCGTATATTGCCTTTACTTTGGATAAGGTGGTCACATATGCTGTAAGACAA TTGCAGCATTTGGTTTCTGATCCAACGTGTCAGCAGTGCATGGAGTTATTCCAACGAGAACAAAGGCAGCCAAAGGAAAGTAGCGGAGCTGGTGGTTTGTGCGCCACTGCCTATCTGAGGCTAGGAGCAGAAACCGCCTACCAACGTAAAGCAGAGAGAGCTATGACTGATGagaattgtttcaaaatacataTT TACAAAAAAGACTGCAAAATAACAATGGAGCTGCTAGACACTGAAAGTGAAGACACGACGGAGGGCGGATGCAGGGACCGAGAGAGCGAAAGAGAACGGCAGAGAGAGGGTATAAGTTCGGCAGAAAAATGGTCGACCTACGTGGAGAGATACCCCGCTCCTCTTGGCCAGACAAGTCCAAAGGACATTCCTACCTCTGTAGACAACGACGCGGCAGCCAATCATCCTGTGAGTAGCGACCAGGCAGGAAGGGGGGGCAGGGGCAGAAAGCGCAAGAACGCTGATATTAACAAGAAG ATGGATGAAACTGGTTGGAGCTCGTTTGACAGACTTTTGGTAGGTCGCAAGCCCGTATTCCTCTACCGTAACGTCAGAGAGTGGCGAAAACGTGCATCAAGGATGGCTCGGTTGCCATCGTTGAATACCGTTCATTCTGACAAAACACCAGA AATAACGGCTACCGACAAAACAGTTGAAACTTCTTCTGGACTTTTGGAACGGCCGGCACCATTAAGAATGACTGAACCAAGTGACACTGGTGACATAATTAATACCGACAGTACGCAGTGCAGATTTAATCCGAACAGTTACCGGATGCTCTATGTTGCCAGCAAAGAGGCTTTCCTTTATAAGCCAAATTCCTTTACCAGAGCTAGACAG TGTCATCCGGCGGTGACGAAACACCTGAACTCTAAGTTTCATCAGTGGCTGGCAAGGTGGGCGACGCAAAATGTCGCAGACACGCAGCACCGTTTGTGCCAGGACTGGTTAATGGGTCGTTACGAAAATCTAATACCCCACAGGACACGAGTTGTTACTGATAACGATCAATCTCGTTCTCCTTATCGCCAGTACAATCGATATCGAATCGAACGATTGAAGTCTGATTCCTCAACGGAACAGTGTGCGTAG